In Ostrea edulis chromosome 4, xbOstEdul1.1, whole genome shotgun sequence, a single window of DNA contains:
- the LOC125672050 gene encoding nuclear factor NF-kappa-B p105 subunit-like — translation MEHDDSSNSVEIPMMKMDNGGLCPEYRHTDDPYVEIVEQPQARGFRFRYECEGPSHGGLQGEKSEKYRKTFPSIRIRNYNGSARIVVTLVTNEAIPKPHAHKLVGKNCNDGSCIVELKPSQNIITFPNLCIQHVTRRKASEVIEHRILESMKLDKQVKLGNLNAQADLSDDEKSQASTQANQLAKDMQLNVVKLCFQAYLRDENGKICHLLPPVLSSAIYDSKAPGANALKICRMDKYGGCCTGNEEVFLLCERVQKDDIQVRFVEQDDDGKTIWEAFGNFGPFDVHRQYAIVFKTPAYKNPNIDRPVSVIIMLQRKSDTETSEPKSFTYYPQSFDKDEIAKKRKKTLPSYPGSNGFGGGGGGEDGRPNLNTNSFLNGGLSFGPPQGNIPVMVNDSEQSMSNDSVHNSSPPPKISNVNKRRINKAKRQGIKTVDIEVDSGRVQGLPTIITEPSQLQVAGPPDIRMTTANFPQLHNINLQHNITHFTTQNFPPQILLPRGGGGRPMSVRDSSNDSTSSGMDEIDATVCDNVTELISDKDDDSVVVNKDIMMPQENSPDSGRDTPDDIESDGHAGVAIHRVSTSETSDIYTKTAGPKLDSACASESEVLSTPVETQEADLAAETSMAALRICDQSVQTDKDAVARTTERTVKALQTYASTGDIRQLLLVQRYLTSVPDQNGDIPLHTAIINGNTEVVNNLLDVMQTMPNLWLKINAYNNLLQTPLHLAVLTGQDKIIDRLLCGGANTKLPDRNGNTPGHLAVQTGNTSCLAKLLKYQRPFSTPQNPFPELNMKNFDGFTPAHIAAQKGNLQAMKLIVRCKGNINMVDGKSGKTPLHYSVEEDDLSVSSYLILEAGASVDAACFNGNTALHIACGRQNSGMVALLMAAGANPEIENSEVLKTYPSSEDDEEEESDKVLPGHKPHHYAASNTRILKILSGEPYGGDSIGGVKSISERTNLYLDTSSLLASEDFQTDSASSPGHVTESHTTPLTCPPTISAVLSSSEDGDIEKISYPVRVQLSKFLDPQQSGRDWVTLAERLGLRQSVEGHQGGFSPTRLLLTFYESCGGTISKLLEALVAMERFDAVELLNSSLSLQTDDCKQRAIQRGITGSRPEGQIQVIH, via the exons ATGGAACATGACGACTCTTCCAACTCAGTGGAGATTCCAATGATGAAGATGGACAATGGAGGCTTGTGTCCTGAGTACCGCCACACTGATG ATCCCTATGTAGAAATTGTTGAGCAACCCCAGGCGAGGGGTTTCAGATTCCGGTATGAGTGCGAGGGACCATCTCATGGTGGGCTTCAAGGAGAGAAGAGTGAAAAGTACAGGAAAACATTTCCCTCTATCAGG ATACGGAATTACAATGGTTCAGCCCGTATTGTGGTTACCTTGGTAACAAATGAAGCAATTCCAAAGCCTCATGCTCACAAGCTGGTGGGGAAGAATTGTAACGATGGATCCTGTATTGTAGAGCTGAAGCCAAGCCAGAATATCATCAC ATTTCCAAACTTGTGTATCCAGCACGTTACGAGAAGAAAAGCCAGTGAGGTGATTGAGCACAGGATACTGGAGTCCATGAAGCTCGATAAGCAGGTCAAACTGGGAAACCTCAACGCCCAAGCTGATTTGTCAG atgaTGAAAAATCGCAGGCAAGTACCCAGGCAAACCAGCTAGCGAAGGACATGCAGCTAAATGTCGTAAAACTGTGTTTCCAAGCGTATCTCAGGGACGAAAATGGCAAGATTTGTCACCTGCTGCCTCCCGTTCTATCCTCGGCTATTTATGATAGCA AGGCACCAGGAGCCAATGCATTGAAGATCTGTCGCATGGACAAATATGGCGGTTGTTGTACAGGAAATGAAGAAGTCTTCCTGCTGTGTGAAAGAGTTCAAAAAG ATGACATTCAAGTTCGGTTTGTGGAACAGGACGATGACGGGAAAACGATATGGGAGGCATTTGGAAACTTTGGTCCATTTGATGTTCACAGGCAG TATGCCATTGTGTTCAAGACACCAGCGTACAAGAACCCGAACATAGACCGACCAGTGTCTGTTATCATCATGTTACAGAGGAAGTCCGACACCGAGACAAGTGAACCGAAGTCCTTCACCTATTACCCGCAGTCATTCG ATAAGGATGAAATTGCCAAAAAGAGGAAGAAGACCTTACCAAGCTACCCAGGCAGTAATGGCTTTGGGGGTGGGGGCGGGGGAGAGGATGGTCGACCTAATTTAAATACTAACAGTTTCCTTAATGGAG GTTTATCTTTTGGTCCACCTCAAGGAAACATACCTGTAATGGTTAATGACTCGG AACAATCTATGTCCAATGACAGCGTACACAATTCTTCACCACCTCCAAAGATTTCCAATGTTAACAAGAGGCGCATTAATAAAGCCAAACGTCAGGGCATCAAGACGGTAGATATAGAGGTGGACAGTGGAAGGGTTCAGGGCCTGCCCACCATCATCACCGAGCCGTCCCAGCTACAAGTGGCTGGGCCACCAGACATACGTATGACAACAGCGAATTTCCCGCAACTCCACAACATCAACCTGCAGCATAATATAACACACTTCACGACCCAGAATTTCCCGCCACAAATTTTATTACCACGTGGAGGAGGAGGGAGACCGATGAGTGTTAGAGACTCCTCCAATGACAGCACCTCGTCAGGAATGGACGAGATTGACGCAACGGTGTGTGACAATGTGACAGAGTTAATCTCAGACAAAGACGACGATTCTGTGGTTGTAAACAAGGACATCATGATGCCGCAGGAAAATAGCCCCGACTCGGGCAGGGACACCCCCGATGATATTGAAAGTGATGGGCACGCTGGAGTAGCCATCCACAGAGTCAGCACCAGTGAAACTAGCGACATTTATACTAAAACAGCAGGGCCAAAACTGGACAGTGCATGTGCTAGTGAAAGTGAAGTTCTATCCACCCCTGTGGAGACTCAGGAGGCAGACTTAGCAGCAGAAACATCTATGGCAGCTTTAAGGATATGTGATCAAAGTG TCCAGACAGACAAGGACGCAGTGGCCCGCACCACGGAGAGGACGGTGAAAGCCCTGCAGACGTACGCCTCCACTGGAGACATCAGACAACTCCTCCTCGTACAACGCTACCTCACGTCAGTACCGGACCAGAATGGAGACAT TCCTCTGCACACAGCCATCATTAACGGGAACACGGAGGTGGTGAACAATTTATTGGATGTCATGCAAACAATGCCGAACCTCTGGCTAAAGATCAACGCTTACAACAACTTATTACAG ACACCCCTCCATTTGGCTGTTCTTACCGGTCAGGATAAAATCATTGACCGTCTTCTGTGTGGGGGAGCCAACACAAAATTGCCAGACCGAAATGGCAACACCCCTGGTCATCTGGCAGTCCAGACTGGCAATACAAGCTGTTTGGCTAAACTCCTAAAGTATCAACGTCCATTCTCTACGCCCCAAAATCCATTCCCTGAACTCaacatgaaaaactttgatg GTTTCACACCAGCTCATATAGCAGCCCAGAAGGGAAATCTCCAGGCCATGAAATTAATTGTGCGCTGCAAGGGCAACATTAACATGGTGGATGGTAAAAGTGGAAAAACACCCCTCCACTACTCGGTAGAAGAAGATGATTTAAGTGTCAGTAGCTACCTCATTCTCGAG GCAGGAGCTTCTGTGGATGCCGCCTGCTTCAATGGAAACACAGCTCTACATATCGCCTGTGGTCGACAGAATAGTGGGATGGTGGCACTACTAATGGCGGCTGGAGCCAATCCAGAAATAGAAAATTCTGAGGTTCTGAAAACCTATCCGTCTAGTGAAGATGACGAGGAGGAAGAGTCAGACAAAGTCTTACCCGGACACAAGCCACATCATTACGCAGCTAGCAACACAAGA ATACTGAAGATCCTGAGTGGTGAGCCTTATGGAGGGGACTCTATTGGAGGTGTCAAGAGTATCTCAGAAAGGACTAATCTGTACCTAGACACTAGTAGTCTGCTGGCCTCTGAAGACTTCCAGACGGATTCAGCAAGCTCCCCGGGTCATGTGACGGAGTCCCATACCACTCCCCTCACCTGTCCACCCACCATCAGTGCTGTTTTATCTAGTAGTGAAG ATGGTGACATAGAGAAAATCAGCTACCCAGTGCGTGTGCAGCTGTCCAAGTTTCTGGACCCCCAACAGAGCGGGCGTGACTGGGTGACCCTGGCGGAGAGACTGGGACTGCGACAGTCGGTGGAGGGGCACCAGGGAGGATTCAGCCCCACCAGACTCCTTCTGACATTTTATGAG TCATGTGGAGGCACCATATCCAAACTGCTTGAAGCCCTGGTTGCCATGGAGAGATTTGATGCTGTGGAGTTACTTAACTCATCCCTCAGTTTACAGACGG ATGACTGTAAACAGCGAGCCATTCAGAGAGGTATAACGGGAAGTCGACCTGAAGGTCAAATTCAGGTCATACACTAG
- the LOC125672065 gene encoding uncharacterized protein LOC125672065, with protein sequence MSQPVIFLSHGGGPSFYLSAKEKPILKGLDRDSKAADVLRTLTKTLNLPRPDCLLVLSAHWEEPVCTVHAGRQHTLLYDYSGFPADTYKIQWPVPGAPVIAQKVKECLKDAGITCAEETKRGLDHGVFVPLKLVYPEADVPVVQVSLLRSMNMGDHLKIAEVLSPLRHSNILIIGSGFATHSFGQRDEPEKWAKDFKIWLNDVLTNKSYSPEDRKARLLDYQSAPGFTKAHPSLDHFLPLVMTCAAAQYNPGTILHSEFVRSLLNEHYKF encoded by the exons ATGTCACAACCAGTTATATTTCTCTCACATGGAGGAGGACCTTCCTTTTATCTTTCGGCAAAGGAAAAGCCGATATTGAAGGGGTTAGACAGAGACTCAAAAGCAGCAGATGTTCTAAGAACGCTTACAAAAACTCTGAATCTGCCACGCCCCGACTGTTTATTGGTTCTCAGTGCTCACTGGGAGGAACCTGTATGTACCGTCCATGCCGGGAGACAGCACACTCTGCTCTACGACTACAGTGGGTTTCCTGCGGATACTTATAAAATACAGTGGCCCGTTCCCGGGGCACCAGTCATTGCACAAAAAGTGAAAGAATGCCTCAAAGATGCTGGGATCACGTGTGCAGAGGAAACCAAGAGGGGTTTGGACCATGGAGTGTTTGTTCCTTTGAAACTGGTCTATCCCGAGGCAGATGTTCCAG tGGTACAAGTGTCCTTATTGAGAAGTATGAACATGGGGGACCACTTAAAGATTGCTGAAGTGCTCTCACCTCTTAGGCACAGCAACATCTTGATCATTGGAAGCGGTTTTGCTACACATTCCTTTGGACAAAGAGATGAACCAGAAAAGTGGGCTAAGGACTTCAAAATATGGCTCAATGATGTTCTCACCAATAAGAGTTATTCCCCTGAGGATAGGAAAGCAAGATTACTGGACTATCAGTCTGCCCCAGGCTTTACAAAGGCCCATCCCAGTTTGGACCATTTTCTCCCTCTGGTGATGACATGTGCTGCTGCCCAGTATAACCCTGGTACCATTCTGCACTCCGAATTTGTGAGATCGCTCCTCAATGAGCATTACAAGTTTTGA